The bacterium nucleotide sequence GGAGAGGACCACGGCGCCCTCCAGAGAAAGCTTGTCCGGCCATTTGCCATGCGCGGGCAGGAATCGGTTTTTAGCCGAACCATTATCCCAATAGACCTGAATAAGACCTTCTGATCGGGAATCGCCTGACCATTCGCGATCCATATCGCGATCGAAAAAGATGCCGACGGCATCCCAGCTATCCAGCTGCGGATTCTTTTGATCGTCCACCGCAAGATACAACCGGTTCTGGTCGTTCTGGACATAGAGCCGAACCACACCGGTCAATCCAGGATAAAGCGCGTCCACCACTCGCGCCTGACTCCACTCCGCCGCATGGATAACGCCGTCCACTACCGGGGCCGTGCTGGCAAATGTCGACTGAATAACATAGCCATTCTCGAGCGCTTTCGCGCTGGCGGTTGCTGAAAAGCCGCTGACGCTTTTATTATAAACGGACTGGATCTTGTAAAAAAAAGTTATTCCCGAACTCGCCGTCTCGTCGCGATAATAACAGTTTTTGATCGATTGAGCCACCCGGGAATATGCACCGGAAGAGGAGGTGCTGCGATAGACATCGTAGCCGAGAAGCGTATCCGAAGAAACCGGCTTCCAGGCCAACGGAATCAGACGGGAGTAGCCATCCAATGCGACCACCGTCGAAGGGGGAGCCATCATCTCGGTGGATTGGCAGCCGTTTGCCACCAGAGTGCCATCGACGGGCAGAATCGAGGCAATCCCGTGCGGCGGTGAATCCTGCGAGACCTGGGCCTTTAGTGCGCCTGAGATGGCCAGGATCATTACAAGAACAGCCTTGTGTTTCATCTCAATCTTCTTTCCTTTGCGTGCGCAAAACCCTAGTGGATGATAACCATCTTTTTCGACAGTGTCTGCTGGCCCGATTTCAAGACGCAGATGTAAACGCCGCTGCCAACCGTACGTCCGTTCTCATCCATTCCATCCCAGTCGACGGTATAGGCGCCGGGCGATTTTTCACCCTTGAACAGAATGCGGATCATCTGCCCCGTAATACTGTAGACGATCAGACTGGACTTATCCTTCCTGTCGATAGAAAACTGGATGGACGTGCGCGGATTAAAAGGATTGGGATAATTCTGCTGCAGGGCAAATTCATGCACCGGCTCGACTCTGTAATGCAAATCCGTTCGTAGAGAATCGACCGTAACAGAGCTGCCATAGCGATCGCTGATTTTCAGACTGCGGACGGTGAAGGGGGGCATTGGGCCTGTGAAGGTGATGGTGGCGAGGCTGCCGGATCCCTCAACGCCCTTGTTTGCGCCGTAGCTATAGGCGCCGATGGTGATCTCTTTTTTCTGATCGCCGTAAAGCGGGCCCAGTGCGACCGCCGAATTGCCCGATGCGGTCAATAAATTGCCGGGTGCAATGCCCGTCACGGTCATGGAGAGAGGAACGGTGAGGCGCATTTCGAAAGCGCCCAATTCGCGGGCGTTCTCGGCCAGAAGGTTAAAGCTGTTCGCAGAGGCTTTTTGCAGAAAGATCTGGACAGCCTGCGTGCTCGATGGCGCATCCGGCACCTGCATCAGATTTTGCGCCGGAATGGCCTGTTTCCACCAGGAGGCAATTAACTGCACATCAAAGACATCGATGTCTCCGTCGCCGAGTCCGCCGCGGTCGACATCACAGCTGGCCATGTATGCCGCTTCGCCTCTGGCGCTGGTCCAGTGTGCCGCCGCCTGTTGTGCATCAGCCTCATTGAGGGCGTTGTTGCCGTCGACGTCCGCCCAAAATCGCCCCGTTACCGTGATGTTGTTGCTCTCCAGCAACACCGGCACTTTTTGGCCGTTCGAATCACTCACCTTGGCGTCGCTCAGCTGGATGGCCGCTGTGCCTCGGGCCACTCCCTTGCAGACAACCTTGGCGATGATGCCGCTTCCGGAGAGACCAGGTGCCGTACCGACGCTGTAGGCCCCGAATGTAATCCGGCCCTCCCGCTGGTATAATTGGGGGCCCAGGGCGTAAAAAGTCCGTCCGGCATTGCTGATAAACGGCCCCAATCGTACGTCCGCTGCATTTTCAATGGCGACGACATTCCGGTCAAAGAACAGAATGAATTCAAAACCTGAGAAATCCACAGCATTCTCGACCTTGATGAACAGGGTATCCGTCTGGCCCACCTGGATCGCTCTTTGCTGAACATCCACTTTCATCTTTTTGTTCAGTGGCGGCGGAGGCGTCGGCGGCGTCATAACGTCGCCGGCGGAGGGCCCTGCGGGCGGCGGTGTATTGTCGATGAGCGGTTCGGCATCCTCGTTATCACCGATGCCATCGCCATCGCTGTCCAACACAGTGGAAACCTGAATGGAAATGGACGCGTCACTCCGGTTGCCATCACTGTCTCGCACGGTGAGGGTGATCAGGTGGTTCCCGGGAGTCAGACTGTCAGCGGACGCCGTGGAGCCTTTGCCCAACGGCCCGTCGATGCTGGATGACCAGGAAAAGGCATCCTCCGGCAGGGAGGGGTCTTCAAAATCGAATCCGTTACCGGAAAAAACAACCCGCCTGTTTCTATAGAACCGGGCCCCATTATCCGGAGAACTGATGAATATGGCAGGTGCCTTTTTGCCCAGGGTAAAAATATTATCGGAGACATCTTCGGTCGTATTAACGCCATCGCAGGCGAGCACCTTGATGAGGCCATCGCTGCTGCCGCCCGATTGTTCCGTGTTCCAGACATAATGGTTCCCCTCGACAAACATGGCCAGCACATCCCATGTCTTACCGCCATCCCGGCTGTAGAGCAAATTGAAGGTGAGCGGATCGTTATCCGCATCGGCCGCGATCCAGTTGATATTCTCTCGCGGCCCCAGGATTTCGCCGCCGTTGGGATAGGTCAAGGTCACCTGTGGCTTGTGGGCGGAAATGGAGATGGTGTGCAGCACCTCGGCGTCCTTTTTGATGACGATGCGGTTGGTGTTCGGATCATCCGGAATGACTTCGGCAAAATTGGCCAGGCCGGTTATGGGATCGACCGGATCCGACGGCACCGGATCGAAATATCGGATGTAGAGAACGCCGCCGCCCGCATTCTGCAATTCAATGCTGCAGGCACCCTGGTCTGGCGACCCCTCATCCGCGAAAGCCAGCGTGCGGCGCTCGCACTTGAGAAAGGAGATGTGGTTGTTCTGATCGATGCCGCCGGTAATGAAGAAATAGGCACCCATGGACTGGGCAACAGGCCTGGTCAGCGAGGCCGCCTCCTGCGACCACGAATCCAGGAGCTTTTTATACATATAGGCCGAAATCCACTCCCCATAATTGGTGTCATTTTTGCACGGCGAGTAACTCATAACATCATAATAATGATCGCGGTCCAGGATTTTCGTCCCATCCCAGCCATCGGCATCGATCAGGCCCAGATCACTGCCATGCTGCGGGTAGTCCTCATAATAGGGTCCATCGGTGCCGCAATTGTCGCGTACATGCGCCGCGCGCCGCAGTCCGTTATTCCAGACGCCTGTCAGCATATGGCCAACCTCGTGCGCCATGGTTTCTCCGCCCACGGTTTTCTTCACAGTCCAGTTCAGTCCATTGCGGCAGCCCCAGGCTTCATTGCGATATCCCCAGCCCTTGGATTTCCCGGTGGCATCTTTGCAGTCGAGCAACCAGCCGCACGGCGCTACTTCCCGGCAAACCAAACCATAGTATTTAGTATGCGGTGGGTCATCGATTAAGGTTTCCTGCAGCCACAAGTCAGTGACCAGCCGGGTGCCATTGGTGCTGCTCTCCGTCGGGTCGTAGGTGATCATGTCATCGGGCCGTTTTATCAAATTGATGCGGGCAAGGGGATAAATCCGTTCGACATATTTGACGGTGGCTTTGATATCTTCCATGCTCACCGGCGCGCAGGGGCTGTAGCTATCGACGTAGACGTTGGCGCAGGCGTAAACCGGCACAATCTTGAGGGTCAAATCCAGCGGCGGCTGAAAATGCAGTTGGATGCGCTGTGTCGTGACGAAATAGGTATCGCCGTTGGGCAGCTTGCAGGCGACGTACAGATTGAGATAGGGCGGCTTGTCAAAGATCCAGCTCCCCGGAATCGTGAAATTCAGCGTATGGGAGAGCTGCCGGGGATCGTATTCGGAGCGCGCCGGAACCTTGATCTGATTATCGAAAGGATAGACCCGATTGGGCTGAAGAATGCCATTATTATAGATATTCATCGGCAAGCCATTTTCGTACTCGAAGCGGATATAGCCCGAAGCGGCGATGACAATCCCCGCCGGCTGATCGGAATCGAGATGGACGCGGACCAGCGTGGCTTTGCCGGCGATCAACGGCACGCTGTTGGCTTCATCCTGCACCACCTGGACGAGTTCGACACGGCGCACCAGGATGTTGGTGGGACACGCATCACCGATGCCGTCATGATTGCTGTCCTTCTGATCCGGATTGGGAGTCAGCGGGCAATTGTCACAGAGATCGCCAACACCGTCCTTATCACTATCATCCTGAGCCTTATTATAGATCTGTGGACAGTTATCCAATGAATTGGAGATGCCGTCGCCATCGACATCGGGATCGCAGGCGTCGCCGATGCCGTCACCGTCGAGGTCTTTTTGATCGGCATTGGCAACACTCGGGCAATTGTCGCAGGCATTGCCCAATCCGTCCTTGTCGTCATCTTTTTGATCGGGATTAGCCTTGTCCGGACAGTTGTCGCAGAGGTCGCCCTTGCCGTCGGCGTCCTTATCTCGCTGATCGGGATTGTTTTGGGAAGGACAGTTGTCGCAGGCATCTCCCAGATGGTCCTTATCGGTATCAACCTGATCGCTATTGGACTTGTCGGGACAATTATCGCAGACATCGCCGACGCCGTCGTGATCCACGTCCGACTGATTGCTGTTCTTGGCGTCCGGACAGTTATCGACGCTGTTGGCTATTCCATCCCCATCGGAATCGGCCACCTGGGCATATTTGGTGACGAGGACATCGGTGTTGGCCTGGCTGGGCGGTGCATTGACGGAACCCACATTGCTGGTCACGTAGAGATAATTGCCGGCATCCAGATCGAGAGCCTTGACAGACCCGTCCAGGTCGTTCACTTCCCAAATGGGCGCGCCATCCGTACGATTCATTTTACGCAGCGAATGATCGATCGAGAGGATGATATTGCTCGAGCTGTCGAGAATCATCTCCCCCGGTTTGCCCGTGAAAAGCTGCACCCACTGCTGGGTGCCTGAACCATTGAACACCACCACAAAGCCTTTGTCTGGAAAAATCGGAGAATCGGAGGCGAAGCCGGCAATGAAAACGGAACCGGAGGCGTCGACGCTCATTTGCAGCACCCGGTCGTTATAATAGGGGTGCGAATACTGTTTTCTCCAGACTTGCTGAAAAGAGGCGTTGTATTTTATGATTTCGATGTCATCGTGGTAATAGGTGCCGGTGGAGGGATCGCTGGCCTGAACACTCACGAACCGGCTGATGTAATAGTTGCCGGCGGCATCGGCCGTAATTCTGCTCATGTTATAGTCCGAGGATTGGCCCAGGATGGTGCCGTCCGCTTTATACTTGACCGCTCCGGATGGTCCGATGACGCCGAGGTTGCCGCCATCATCCAGCACCATATCCACGGCAGCGTGCGCGATGAGATTGCGCCAGATTTCACCTCCGTCGCTGTCGCGCAATTTGACGACGACTCCGCCCTCGCCATAGGACGTGCTGCCCTGACGATAGGTATTGAATTGCCCGATCAGGTAAACGTTGCCGCTACCATCCACGACAAGGTCGATGGGCCGGTCCTGGGCGTATTGGCCAATGTTGGTATCGATGGTGCGGGTGACGGTATGGGTCCAGCCACCATCCCCCGATTTGCTGACGTAGATGAATTGACTACGCCCCGAAGTTTTGCTGCCGCTGGTATACTGATGGTCATTGACGTGCTCCTGCTTGCGCGCACCGACAGTGACACCCTTGGCGGTCGTCTGCGCCGTCCGATACTGGTCGATCATGAAAAAGAGATCGGTGATCGGGTAATCGCCCACCAGTTTTTGCGTACCCTGGACGTAAACATTGGCCTGGGCATCGAGACAGGTCCGGCCCGCCCAGTCGCTGCTGTAAAAGGTTCTGCCGGCTATCGTGCTGGTGCCATCGTAGCGCACCTCCCAAATTTTGGTCAGGGCATCCTGGGCGATCGTGGCAGTGATCCATCCCAGCAGGAGGGTTTCGATCACGGTGAGACCTGGGAAAACATACTTTTTCATTTCGACTCCATCATGGGGATCAGGGAAAAACAATATGGAGAGAAATCCGAAAACTTTTTGCTATTTTTGAATTCGAAGGAACAAAGAAAAATGGCGCTGGTGGAGTGGCTGAAAAGCCTTTCTTTGGTTTGGGTACCAAAGGGCTTCGTATGGCTGTTGCTTGCAGATTGGTGCTGTCAATTGAGGATAATGTCCGTTTATTATTAAATAGTCAATAAATATAACAATGTCAAATAATTTCTTGTTTTTAAAAGCATACATCAGGGTATTTTATGCTTGACAATTAATCATTTAATGCTAATATTCCAGGCAGGTATATACGACAGATTACCCGCAAAAACAAAGACGGCTCAGCCGTCACCGAGGTGCAGCTTGCTCATAGCCAGTGTAAACGAAAGCCTGAAAGCATAGATACGCGCCTATACCCGGCGATCAATCGATAACTCCATATATTTAAATTTATTATGCACTATTATATTACCTGTGGCTGTCGAAGGCAGGCTAACCTAATTCCAATAGAGTAAGCCATGAAATTCCCCGAAATTGTCTCTTTTACCTTGACAAACGCTTGCAACCTCAGGTGTCAGATGTGCGGCCAATGGAGCAGCGAGGGCTACATTACCAACAAAATCAAAGACCCTGTTCTGACTCCCAAAATGAAGCCGGAAGACTGGATAAGGCTTGTAGATGAAATGGCCGGCCACCCTGTCAAACTTGTTCTGGTGCGGGGCGGTGAGCCTTTTTTGTATCCCGGACTAATGGATATTCTCAGGTATATTAACAGCAAAGGAATGTTCATTGCGCTGGATACCAACGGCACCCTGCTGGAGAAGTACGCCGAAGAACTTGTTAGGATTGGCAACATGCACATAACCTTTTCGGTAGATGGACCCGAAGAAATACACGACACTGTGAGAGGAATCAAAGGAAGCTTCAAAAAGACCAAAGAAAGCATTCTGTTGCTGAATAAGCTGGATAATAAAGGTGTGATCAATAGGAATATTTGTTTTGTCATCAGCAGGTATTCGTACAAGGGATTGGGAGAGATGCCTTCTGTGGCCAAAAGCATGGGAATCAGGGAGGTGA carries:
- a CDS encoding radical SAM protein, whose protein sequence is MKFPEIVSFTLTNACNLRCQMCGQWSSEGYITNKIKDPVLTPKMKPEDWIRLVDEMAGHPVKLVLVRGGEPFLYPGLMDILRYINSKGMFIALDTNGTLLEKYAEELVRIGNMHITFSVDGPEEIHDTVRGIKGSFKKTKESILLLNKLDNKGVINRNICFVISRYSYKGLGEMPSVAKSMGIREVNIVPCYYVTEKVGTIYQKELQENFGMNAFSWQGFHQEGSGIDLVEFSNQLRNYKENLDGIANGNYMPLSDEEYKIWFSDPLLPVGSVTCNNPEKLMDIQPDGEANFCIDYPDYSFGNVREATIGELWNSEAAETFRKYRRSNPLAVCYRCGAKYVTADKN
- a CDS encoding thrombospondin type 3 repeat-containing protein → MKKYVFPGLTVIETLLLGWITATIAQDALTKIWEVRYDGTSTIAGRTFYSSDWAGRTCLDAQANVYVQGTQKLVGDYPITDLFFMIDQYRTAQTTAKGVTVGARKQEHVNDHQYTSGSKTSGRSQFIYVSKSGDGGWTHTVTRTIDTNIGQYAQDRPIDLVVDGSGNVYLIGQFNTYRQGSTSYGEGGVVVKLRDSDGGEIWRNLIAHAAVDMVLDDGGNLGVIGPSGAVKYKADGTILGQSSDYNMSRITADAAGNYYISRFVSVQASDPSTGTYYHDDIEIIKYNASFQQVWRKQYSHPYYNDRVLQMSVDASGSVFIAGFASDSPIFPDKGFVVVFNGSGTQQWVQLFTGKPGEMILDSSSNIILSIDHSLRKMNRTDGAPIWEVNDLDGSVKALDLDAGNYLYVTSNVGSVNAPPSQANTDVLVTKYAQVADSDGDGIANSVDNCPDAKNSNQSDVDHDGVGDVCDNCPDKSNSDQVDTDKDHLGDACDNCPSQNNPDQRDKDADGKGDLCDNCPDKANPDQKDDDKDGLGNACDNCPSVANADQKDLDGDGIGDACDPDVDGDGISNSLDNCPQIYNKAQDDSDKDGVGDLCDNCPLTPNPDQKDSNHDGIGDACPTNILVRRVELVQVVQDEANSVPLIAGKATLVRVHLDSDQPAGIVIAASGYIRFEYENGLPMNIYNNGILQPNRVYPFDNQIKVPARSEYDPRQLSHTLNFTIPGSWIFDKPPYLNLYVACKLPNGDTYFVTTQRIQLHFQPPLDLTLKIVPVYACANVYVDSYSPCAPVSMEDIKATVKYVERIYPLARINLIKRPDDMITYDPTESSTNGTRLVTDLWLQETLIDDPPHTKYYGLVCREVAPCGWLLDCKDATGKSKGWGYRNEAWGCRNGLNWTVKKTVGGETMAHEVGHMLTGVWNNGLRRAAHVRDNCGTDGPYYEDYPQHGSDLGLIDADGWDGTKILDRDHYYDVMSYSPCKNDTNYGEWISAYMYKKLLDSWSQEAASLTRPVAQSMGAYFFITGGIDQNNHISFLKCERRTLAFADEGSPDQGACSIELQNAGGGVLYIRYFDPVPSDPVDPITGLANFAEVIPDDPNTNRIVIKKDAEVLHTISISAHKPQVTLTYPNGGEILGPRENINWIAADADNDPLTFNLLYSRDGGKTWDVLAMFVEGNHYVWNTEQSGGSSDGLIKVLACDGVNTTEDVSDNIFTLGKKAPAIFISSPDNGARFYRNRRVVFSGNGFDFEDPSLPEDAFSWSSSIDGPLGKGSTASADSLTPGNHLITLTVRDSDGNRSDASISIQVSTVLDSDGDGIGDNEDAEPLIDNTPPPAGPSAGDVMTPPTPPPPLNKKMKVDVQQRAIQVGQTDTLFIKVENAVDFSGFEFILFFDRNVVAIENAADVRLGPFISNAGRTFYALGPQLYQREGRITFGAYSVGTAPGLSGSGIIAKVVCKGVARGTAAIQLSDAKVSDSNGQKVPVLLESNNITVTGRFWADVDGNNALNEADAQQAAAHWTSARGEAAYMASCDVDRGGLGDGDIDVFDVQLIASWWKQAIPAQNLMQVPDAPSSTQAVQIFLQKASANSFNLLAENARELGAFEMRLTVPLSMTVTGIAPGNLLTASGNSAVALGPLYGDQKKEITIGAYSYGANKGVEGSGSLATITFTGPMPPFTVRSLKISDRYGSSVTVDSLRTDLHYRVEPVHEFALQQNYPNPFNPRTSIQFSIDRKDKSSLIVYSITGQMIRILFKGEKSPGAYTVDWDGMDENGRTVGSGVYICVLKSGQQTLSKKMVIIH